In Sphingobium sp. B2D3C, a genomic segment contains:
- a CDS encoding MFS transporter: MAGRASLTDKIAIIRATWRYPGWGVVAKAFFIFLIAFGAPLTMPFVYPEVMKEFGWTLTQATLIYTYKSLTGAIMAIFIIGPLVERIGLKLVLVGAMAAEAIGLAGFLFVHSLWSYYVVGFMIGIGQGAVIISLRLLVSRWFMRNVGLATGVAVIGTSFGGVLFPLMTSQLIPLYGWRVAFACLSIGIFCISIPLALSVRFNPSEADVLPEAVRTSEQVSSARLRAADLGISFRTMLRQHAFWLIALATFLSALIDQALFQHSIYYLTNEIGLSRTVAASAWSLTFLIGIGAKFVAGMTFDRFSVKGVAGWNLLLGLAILLALPVQGLFTALVFTTVLGVAHGGLTVDGPVVAKHVYGPGLMNRLLPVLAGFNTMGSAFGPVVLANLYDRTGTYLVGFGVFIGLTIVAALLMARVTPAYLLRIRALQDSGSERATGS, from the coding sequence ATGGCAGGTCGAGCGAGCCTCACAGACAAGATCGCTATCATCCGCGCGACCTGGCGCTATCCGGGTTGGGGCGTGGTCGCCAAGGCGTTCTTCATCTTCCTCATCGCCTTCGGCGCGCCGCTGACCATGCCGTTCGTCTATCCCGAGGTCATGAAGGAGTTCGGCTGGACGCTCACCCAGGCGACGCTCATCTACACCTATAAGAGCCTCACCGGCGCGATCATGGCGATCTTCATCATCGGTCCGCTGGTGGAGCGGATCGGCCTCAAGCTGGTGCTGGTCGGCGCCATGGCGGCCGAAGCCATCGGGCTGGCGGGCTTCCTGTTCGTCCACTCGCTGTGGAGCTATTATGTCGTCGGCTTCATGATCGGCATCGGCCAGGGCGCCGTGATCATTTCGCTGCGGCTGCTTGTTTCGCGCTGGTTCATGCGCAATGTCGGGCTGGCGACGGGCGTCGCGGTCATCGGCACCAGCTTTGGCGGGGTGCTGTTCCCGCTGATGACCAGCCAGCTCATTCCGCTTTATGGCTGGCGCGTCGCCTTTGCCTGTCTGAGCATCGGCATCTTCTGCATTTCCATCCCGCTCGCGCTGTCGGTGCGGTTCAACCCCAGCGAGGCGGATGTGCTGCCCGAGGCGGTACGGACGAGCGAGCAGGTCAGCAGCGCCCGGCTGCGCGCGGCCGATCTCGGCATCAGCTTCCGCACCATGCTGCGCCAGCACGCCTTCTGGCTGATCGCGCTGGCGACGTTCCTCTCGGCGCTGATCGATCAGGCGCTCTTCCAGCACAGCATCTATTATCTCACCAACGAGATCGGCCTCTCGCGCACCGTCGCTGCCTCGGCCTGGTCGCTCACCTTCCTCATCGGCATCGGCGCCAAGTTCGTCGCGGGCATGACGTTCGATCGCTTTTCGGTGAAGGGCGTCGCCGGATGGAACCTGCTGCTCGGCCTCGCCATCCTGCTGGCGCTGCCGGTGCAGGGGCTGTTCACCGCGCTCGTCTTCACCACCGTGCTGGGCGTCGCGCATGGCGGGCTGACCGTGGATGGCCCGGTCGTCGCCAAGCATGTCTATGGCCCCGGCCTCATGAACCGCCTGCTGCCGGTGCTCGCCGGCTTCAACACCATGGGATCGGCCTTCGGGCCGGTCGTGCTGGCGAACCTGTACGATCGCACCGGCACCTATCTGGTCGGCTTTGGTGTGTTCATCGGCCTGACGATCGTCGCCGCACTGCTGATGGCGCGCGTCACCCCGGCCTATCTGCTGCGGATCAGGGCGCTGCAGGATAGCGGGTCAGAACGCGCAACCGGTAGCTAA
- a CDS encoding pyridoxal-phosphate-dependent aminotransferase family protein, with product MSATSSHRPGAHFLQLPGPTTTPQRVMEAIARPTINHRGPDFRDLTVEVLGGIKGIFKTAGPVIIYPSSGTGAWEAALVNALSPGDAVLMYETGWFATLWCRLARKIGLEPELIPGDWRTPVDAAAIGERLRADKAHRIKAVCVVHNETSTGVTSDIAAVRRAIDEAGHPALLMADLVSSLASVDYQHDVWGVDVAVGGSQKGLMLPPGLSFNALSQKAIAASKSAGMRRSYWDWGEMLEANARGFFPYTPAINLLQGLREAIAMMQEEGLDAVFARHQRAAQATRAAVAQWGFETQCRDAAAHSPVLTAVRMPDGISADAVREAALERCNMSLGNGLGQLDDRVFRIGHLGDFSDALVLGTIAATEAALAFAGVPYRAGGTEAAIAVLTGQAQRGAPGLAA from the coding sequence ATGTCTGCCACGTCTTCCCATCGCCCCGGCGCGCACTTCCTGCAACTGCCCGGTCCCACGACCACGCCGCAACGGGTGATGGAGGCAATTGCGCGCCCAACCATCAACCATCGCGGGCCTGATTTTCGCGATCTCACGGTCGAGGTGCTGGGCGGGATAAAGGGCATTTTCAAGACCGCCGGCCCGGTCATCATCTACCCTTCGTCGGGCACCGGCGCGTGGGAGGCGGCGCTGGTCAACGCGCTCTCGCCGGGCGATGCGGTGCTGATGTACGAGACCGGCTGGTTCGCGACCCTCTGGTGCCGGCTCGCCCGCAAGATCGGCCTGGAGCCCGAGCTGATCCCCGGCGACTGGCGCACCCCGGTCGATGCCGCGGCCATTGGCGAGCGGCTGCGCGCGGACAAGGCGCATCGCATCAAGGCGGTCTGCGTGGTCCATAACGAGACCTCCACCGGCGTGACCTCAGACATCGCCGCCGTGCGCCGCGCCATCGATGAAGCGGGGCATCCCGCGCTGCTGATGGCCGATCTGGTCTCGTCGCTGGCGTCGGTGGATTATCAGCATGATGTCTGGGGCGTGGATGTGGCGGTCGGCGGCTCGCAAAAGGGGCTGATGCTGCCGCCGGGCCTCTCCTTCAATGCCCTGTCGCAAAAGGCGATCGCGGCGTCGAAATCGGCCGGGATGAGGCGCTCTTATTGGGACTGGGGCGAGATGCTGGAGGCCAATGCCCGGGGCTTCTTCCCCTACACCCCGGCCATCAATCTGCTGCAGGGGCTGCGCGAGGCCATTGCCATGATGCAGGAGGAGGGGCTGGACGCCGTCTTCGCGCGTCACCAGCGGGCGGCGCAGGCGACGCGTGCTGCAGTCGCCCAATGGGGCTTCGAGACGCAATGCCGCGATGCCGCCGCCCATTCGCCGGTGCTCACCGCCGTGCGGATGCCGGACGGTATCTCCGCCGATGCGGTGCGCGAGGCGGCGCTGGAGCGCTGCAACATGAGCCTCGGCAATGGCCTCGGCCAACTCGATGACCGGGTGTTCCGGATCGGCCATCTCGGTGACTTCAGCGACGCGCTGGTGCTCGGCACCATCGCCGCGACGGAAGCTGCGCTGGCCTTCGCCGGCGTGCCTTATCGGGCCGGCGGCACGGAGGCGGCCATCGCCGTGCTGACCGGGCAGGCGCAGCGCGGCGCGCCCGGCCTGGCCGCCTGA
- a CDS encoding Rieske 2Fe-2S domain-containing protein, with protein MSPEDNALLTQTGPGTPMGALMREYWIPAFMPDEVKAGGAPLRLRLLGENFLAFRSPDGSLGVVDHRCAHRCASLFYGRNEEGGIRCVYHGWKFDRTGQCIEMPSEPPETDYKDKVKIRALPVVERYGVAWVYMGTRAEPPALPHFDWDEVEAGQPLTVTFMMRECNWLQALEGDIDTCHVGFLHLGAATPDQFEEGSINYYRQMRENLAPKYEALETDYGTMYCAYRPAGDNLYHRIGQFALPFWTMAPSEPLDHIRARAWVPLDDHHAMLVTIGGPRTGATTLTKAGKPIPGTTSPINFLPNTTDWLGRFRIDANPRNDHLISREAQSTQSYSGIEAIPVQDQAVTESMGPVVDRTMEHLGTSDRMIVLTRRRLKWAATALLDDGVVPPGVDNPACYHNVRAGYALLPPEQDWLDFYNARRAVWSRGTAEPVDRKRRLAPAPA; from the coding sequence ATGTCGCCGGAAGACAATGCCTTGCTGACCCAGACCGGTCCCGGCACCCCCATGGGCGCGTTGATGCGGGAATATTGGATCCCCGCTTTCATGCCGGACGAAGTCAAGGCTGGCGGCGCGCCGCTGCGGCTACGGCTGCTCGGGGAGAACTTCCTCGCCTTCCGCTCGCCCGATGGATCGCTGGGCGTGGTCGATCATCGCTGCGCCCATCGCTGCGCGTCGCTGTTCTATGGCCGCAATGAGGAGGGCGGCATCCGCTGCGTCTATCATGGCTGGAAGTTCGATCGGACCGGCCAGTGCATCGAGATGCCGAGCGAGCCGCCGGAGACGGACTATAAGGACAAGGTGAAAATCCGCGCGCTGCCCGTGGTCGAGCGCTACGGCGTCGCCTGGGTCTATATGGGCACCCGCGCCGAGCCGCCGGCGCTGCCGCATTTCGACTGGGACGAGGTGGAGGCGGGCCAGCCGCTCACCGTCACCTTCATGATGCGCGAGTGCAACTGGCTGCAGGCGCTGGAGGGGGACATCGACACCTGCCATGTCGGCTTCCTGCATCTGGGCGCGGCCACGCCGGACCAGTTCGAGGAAGGCTCGATCAATTATTACCGGCAGATGCGCGAGAATCTTGCGCCGAAATATGAGGCGCTGGAGACCGATTACGGGACCATGTATTGCGCCTACCGCCCCGCCGGGGACAATCTCTATCACCGCATCGGCCAGTTCGCGCTGCCCTTCTGGACCATGGCGCCCTCCGAACCGCTCGACCATATCCGCGCCCGCGCCTGGGTGCCGCTGGATGATCATCATGCCATGCTCGTCACCATCGGCGGCCCGCGCACCGGCGCGACGACGCTCACCAAGGCGGGCAAGCCGATCCCCGGCACCACCTCGCCCATCAATTTCCTGCCCAACACCACCGACTGGCTCGGCCGCTTCCGCATCGATGCCAATCCGCGCAACGATCATCTGATCTCGCGTGAGGCGCAGTCGACGCAGAGCTATAGCGGCATCGAGGCGATCCCGGTGCAGGATCAGGCCGTCACCGAGAGCATGGGGCCGGTGGTGGACCGCACCATGGAGCATCTGGGCACCAGCGATCGGATGATCGTGCTCACCCGCCGGCGGCTCAAATGGGCCGCGACGGCGTTGCTGGACGACGGGGTGGTGCCGCCGGGCGTCGATAATCCGGCCTGCTACCATAATGTCCGCGCCGGCTATGCGCTGCTCCCGCCCGAGCAGGACTGGCTCGATTTCTACAATGCGCGCCGCGCGGTGTGGAGCAGGGGGACCGCCGAGCCGGTGGACCGCAAGCGCCGCCTCGCGCCCGCGCCAGCCTGA
- a CDS encoding FadR/GntR family transcriptional regulator: protein MRKPVPLAESDTVFSSVRSQSLASRIVSQVIDALFAGQFKPGQFLGTEAQLTETFQTSRVPIREALGRLEALGVVTIKTGAGGGATIAEGKPDQFATALAVQFMLVQVTAEEIFDARIGIECRAAELAAEKITDDQIEALRLLLERIMEPDLPRRESVDRILAFHRFIVEASGARTLVTLMHALEHALLNLFTALEASPRNSRIGYKSLQGIFDRIAARDSEGAFTAMRLHLLDRRKSMLYRLKELSDQAGIATPAS, encoded by the coding sequence ATGAGAAAGCCTGTTCCCTTGGCCGAATCCGACACCGTTTTCAGTTCCGTGCGCAGCCAGTCGCTCGCCTCGCGCATCGTCTCGCAGGTGATCGATGCGCTGTTCGCCGGCCAGTTCAAACCCGGCCAGTTCCTCGGCACCGAGGCGCAGTTGACCGAGACCTTCCAGACCAGCCGCGTGCCGATCCGCGAGGCGCTGGGCCGGCTCGAAGCGCTGGGGGTCGTCACGATCAAGACCGGCGCGGGCGGCGGCGCGACGATTGCCGAGGGCAAGCCGGACCAGTTCGCCACCGCCCTGGCGGTGCAGTTCATGCTCGTGCAAGTGACGGCCGAGGAGATTTTCGATGCCCGCATCGGCATCGAATGCCGCGCGGCAGAGCTTGCCGCCGAGAAGATCACCGACGACCAGATCGAGGCGCTGCGGCTGCTGCTGGAGCGGATCATGGAGCCGGACCTGCCGCGGCGGGAGTCCGTCGATCGCATCCTCGCCTTCCACCGCTTCATCGTGGAGGCCTCGGGCGCGCGCACGCTGGTGACGCTCATGCATGCGCTGGAGCATGCGCTGCTCAACCTGTTCACGGCGCTGGAAGCCTCACCGCGCAACAGCCGCATCGGCTACAAGTCGCTGCAGGGCATTTTCGACCGGATCGCCGCGCGCGACAGTGAGGGCGCCTTCACGGCGATGCGCCTCCATCTGCTCGATCGGCGCAAGTCGATGCTCTACCGGCTCAAGGAGCTGAGCGACCAGGCGGGGATCGCGACACCTGCCAGCTAG
- a CDS encoding VIT family protein has protein sequence MRSHREYHLVSRIGWLRAAVLGANDGIVSTASLILGVAASGADRSALIVAGAAGLVAGAMSMAAGEYVSVSSQSDTERSDLARETQELATAPEAELQELTDIYVARGVDPATARRAAEQMMAHDALGAHARDELHITETTAARPVVAAFTSAATFTAGAALPLVLAAVLPMDRMVVGEAAGSILFLGLLGAIGARAGGAKPWRPVARVVFWGALAMALTAGIGRLVGTSV, from the coding sequence ATGAGGTCGCATCGGGAATATCATCTTGTTTCTCGCATTGGCTGGCTCCGCGCGGCGGTGCTGGGCGCCAATGACGGCATCGTGTCCACGGCCAGCCTCATCCTCGGCGTGGCGGCCTCGGGTGCGGATCGGTCGGCGCTGATCGTCGCGGGTGCTGCCGGTCTGGTGGCCGGGGCGATGTCGATGGCGGCCGGCGAATATGTCTCGGTCAGCTCTCAGTCCGACACCGAGCGCTCCGACCTCGCGCGCGAAACGCAGGAGCTGGCCACCGCGCCCGAGGCCGAGCTGCAGGAACTCACCGACATCTACGTCGCGCGCGGCGTCGATCCGGCGACGGCGCGGCGCGCGGCCGAGCAGATGATGGCCCATGATGCGCTCGGCGCTCATGCGCGTGACGAGCTGCACATTACCGAGACGACAGCGGCCCGCCCGGTGGTGGCCGCCTTCACCTCCGCCGCCACCTTCACGGCCGGCGCGGCGCTGCCGCTGGTGCTGGCCGCCGTGCTGCCGATGGACCGCATGGTGGTGGGCGAGGCGGCAGGGTCGATCCTGTTTCTCGGCCTGCTCGGCGCCATTGGCGCGCGCGCTGGCGGGGCCAAGCCCTGGCGGCCGGTGGCGCGGGTGGTCTTCTGGGGCGCGCTTGCCATGGCCCTGACAGCCGGGATCGGGCGGCTGGTCGGGACGAGCGTCTGA
- a CDS encoding homogentisate 1,2-dioxygenase: MRMMMALAMALAPVPVAAQMPAADAPACADDAALPPEFAAWRSAERVASATEAAVQLKPGQAVDLTLSPASSVAFAAAPERAAKPGTYAGMLAFDAPRDGVYRVALGAAAWVDMVTDGARVPSLTHGHGPACSGIRKIVDFRLKAGRHILQISGSEAPVTRAMIVPATG, translated from the coding sequence ATGCGTATGATGATGGCTCTCGCAATGGCGCTGGCACCGGTGCCCGTCGCCGCTCAGATGCCCGCTGCGGATGCGCCCGCCTGCGCGGACGATGCGGCTCTGCCGCCTGAATTTGCTGCCTGGCGCAGCGCCGAGCGGGTTGCCAGCGCGACGGAAGCAGCCGTTCAGCTCAAGCCCGGCCAGGCCGTCGATCTCACCTTGTCGCCTGCCTCATCCGTTGCGTTCGCTGCCGCGCCCGAGCGTGCGGCCAAGCCCGGCACCTACGCCGGGATGCTGGCGTTCGACGCCCCGCGCGACGGCGTCTACCGTGTCGCCTTGGGCGCAGCGGCGTGGGTGGACATGGTGACCGACGGCGCGCGCGTGCCCTCGCTCACGCATGGGCACGGGCCGGCTTGCTCGGGCATCCGCAAGATCGTCGATTTCCGCCTCAAGGCCGGGCGCCACATCCTGCAGATCAGCGGCAGCGAGGCGCCTGTCACCAGGGCGATGATCGTGCCGGCCACCGGATAA
- a CDS encoding TonB-dependent receptor plug domain-containing protein, with product MRATLVLGAAILVTSGTGRAQAPESEAGSFGLGQIIVTAPAGPDRLLGTDTLGQQAMVRFNRVQLDDAINLLPGVAAGNSGGSRNERLVFVRGFDRFQVPLSIDGIRVYLPADNRLDFGRFLTPDVAEVQVAKAYASVLDGPGAMGGAINLVTRKPTKALEAEARATLNLDRDADYAGYSVFALLGTRQDHWYAQASYARNFTDHWTLAGGFHPVSANEDGGARDFSRTSDWRVNAKLGVTPNATDEYVLSYTRQEGSKNAPLHVGDTSNVSLRNWSWPYWTIDTLAFFSTTALSNQATLKTRAYYSRFDNLLRSWDSRSQTSQTLGRSFDSPYADTAYGGSAELGVDLLPVNRLTLAFHYRHDEHSESQTSRPGLPGSIAEPVQISAERNWSIAVENRFALLPTLTLTLGASYDWRDLDRAEDYGVPQGQTGANRLYSFPLRNVDALNAQGRLDWRGEHGSAAHLSLSSRARFPTLFERFSSQFGTAEPNPGLNPERATTLEVGGARQLGPLHVSAALFHSWVSDALVSVRTPANLNRRENYGSARYYGGEIAVDVRLSDQIELGGNYSYIQRDFTVGMAPAGSLIRPFQLTDVPGHKGFAYLGWRPVPALRVTPNLDFASRRTTVTPASANGLAPIYYKTGGYALAGLSIEYALTPQATLSVGGRNLFDRDYVLTDGFPEPGRSLFLTLSARY from the coding sequence ATGAGAGCGACACTGGTGCTGGGCGCCGCAATTCTGGTCACGTCCGGCACGGGCCGCGCACAGGCGCCGGAGAGCGAGGCCGGCAGTTTCGGCCTCGGCCAGATCATCGTGACGGCGCCCGCCGGACCTGACCGGCTGCTCGGCACGGACACGCTCGGCCAGCAGGCCATGGTCCGCTTCAACCGCGTGCAGCTCGACGATGCGATCAACCTCCTGCCGGGCGTCGCGGCAGGCAATAGCGGCGGCTCGCGCAACGAACGGCTGGTGTTCGTGCGCGGCTTCGACCGCTTTCAGGTGCCGCTCTCGATTGACGGGATCCGCGTCTATCTCCCGGCCGACAACCGGCTGGACTTCGGCCGCTTCCTCACGCCGGACGTCGCCGAGGTGCAGGTCGCGAAGGCCTATGCCTCCGTGCTGGATGGTCCCGGTGCCATGGGCGGTGCGATCAATCTCGTCACGCGCAAGCCCACCAAGGCCTTGGAGGCCGAGGCGCGCGCTACACTCAATCTCGACCGCGATGCGGATTATGCCGGCTACAGCGTCTTCGCCCTGCTCGGCACGCGGCAGGACCATTGGTACGCGCAGGCGAGTTATGCCCGCAATTTCACCGATCACTGGACGCTTGCCGGTGGCTTCCACCCGGTCAGCGCGAACGAGGACGGCGGCGCGCGCGACTTCTCCCGCACATCAGATTGGCGCGTGAATGCCAAGCTGGGCGTCACTCCCAACGCCACCGACGAATATGTGCTGAGCTACACACGGCAGGAAGGCAGCAAGAATGCGCCGCTGCATGTGGGCGATACGAGCAATGTCTCGCTTCGCAACTGGAGTTGGCCCTATTGGACCATCGACACGCTGGCTTTCTTTTCCACCACCGCGCTCAGCAATCAGGCGACGCTCAAGACGCGGGCCTATTACAGCCGCTTCGACAATCTACTGCGATCCTGGGACAGCCGCAGCCAGACCAGCCAGACACTGGGTCGGTCCTTCGACAGCCCTTATGCGGACACGGCCTATGGCGGATCGGCGGAACTTGGCGTGGACCTGCTGCCCGTCAACCGCCTGACCCTTGCCTTCCATTATCGGCATGACGAGCACAGCGAATCCCAGACCAGCCGGCCGGGCCTGCCCGGCAGCATCGCCGAGCCGGTGCAGATCAGTGCCGAGCGCAACTGGAGCATCGCGGTGGAGAACCGCTTCGCCTTGCTGCCGACGCTCACCCTGACGCTGGGCGCCTCCTATGACTGGCGCGATCTCGACCGCGCGGAGGACTATGGCGTGCCGCAGGGGCAGACCGGCGCCAACCGGCTCTACAGCTTTCCGCTGCGCAACGTCGATGCGCTGAACGCGCAAGGGCGGCTGGACTGGCGCGGCGAGCATGGCAGCGCGGCGCATCTCTCGCTCTCGTCCCGTGCCCGCTTTCCGACTTTGTTCGAGCGGTTCAGCAGCCAGTTCGGCACCGCCGAGCCCAATCCCGGCCTAAACCCGGAACGGGCGACCACGCTGGAGGTCGGCGGCGCGCGTCAGCTGGGGCCGCTCCATGTCAGCGCAGCGCTCTTCCACAGCTGGGTGAGCGACGCGCTGGTCTCGGTCCGCACGCCGGCCAACCTCAATCGCCGCGAGAATTACGGATCGGCGCGTTATTATGGCGGCGAGATCGCAGTGGATGTGAGGCTGAGCGACCAGATCGAGCTGGGCGGCAATTATTCCTACATCCAGCGGGACTTCACGGTCGGCATGGCGCCGGCGGGCAGCCTGATCCGCCCGTTCCAGCTGACCGATGTGCCGGGCCACAAGGGCTTTGCTTATCTGGGCTGGCGGCCCGTCCCTGCCCTGCGCGTCACGCCCAACCTCGATTTTGCTTCGCGCCGCACGACCGTCACCCCGGCCTCCGCCAACGGCCTCGCGCCCATCTATTACAAGACGGGCGGCTATGCGCTGGCCGGGCTGAGCATCGAATATGCGCTGACGCCGCAGGCCACGCTCAGCGTTGGCGGTCGCAACCTCTTCGACCGGGATTATGTGCTGACCGATGGCTTCCCCGAACCGGGCCGCTCGCTGTTCCTCACCCTGAGCGCGCGCTACTGA